One window of the Thermasporomyces composti genome contains the following:
- a CDS encoding aldo/keto reductase, with the protein MGQDGQDMEQNARRLRWGILGPGGIARRFAADLPASRTGVLVAVGSRDEAKAREFAAEYGAARGYGSYAELLADPEVDAVYVATPHPMHAEWAIRAAEAGKHVLCEKPLTVNHAEAMAVIEAAREHDVFLMEAYMYRCVPQTAKLVELIREGVIGEVHHIEASFAFHSRPTPGGRLWEPELAGGGILDVGGYPVTMARLLAGVAVGKPFAEPVSITARGRVGETGVDEWAAATLVFPGDISAHVVTGVRQTAENVVRVVGSEGYLVVPNPWLPGRDGSPCGIEVYRLGEDVERIDVEPTPLYAAEADTVAAHLDARQAPAMSWDDTLGTMAVLDRWRAAIGLTYPDERIDANRPIVHRRPLRRRADHRMRYGEVPGVGKPVSRLVMGVDNQTTLAHASVMFDDFVERGGTAFDTAYIYGGGLCERVLGQWIRNRGLRSEVVIIGKGAHTPHCDPESITRQLYESLERLQTDYVDIYFMHRDNPSIPVSEFVDVLDEHLRAGRIRAYGGSNWTLARIAEANAYAERAGKAPFVAVSNNFSLARALDVPWPGCLASSDDESRQWLEKNQLALIPWSSQARGFFTGRAAPDDRSDPELVRCWYSDDNFERLARARELAAQWNVAPTAIALAYVLHQDFPTFPIIGPRTLAETRSSFEALRVELTPEQVRWLDLRD; encoded by the coding sequence ATGGGACAGGACGGACAGGACATGGAGCAGAACGCTCGACGACTCCGCTGGGGCATCCTCGGACCCGGCGGCATCGCGCGCAGGTTCGCGGCCGACCTCCCGGCGTCGAGGACAGGCGTCCTCGTCGCCGTGGGAAGTCGCGACGAGGCGAAGGCGCGGGAGTTCGCCGCGGAGTATGGCGCCGCTCGCGGTTACGGCAGCTATGCGGAGCTGTTGGCCGATCCCGAGGTGGACGCGGTCTACGTCGCCACCCCGCATCCGATGCACGCGGAGTGGGCGATCCGGGCCGCCGAGGCGGGCAAGCATGTCCTGTGCGAGAAGCCGTTGACCGTCAATCACGCCGAGGCGATGGCGGTCATCGAGGCGGCGCGCGAGCATGACGTCTTCCTCATGGAGGCGTACATGTACCGCTGCGTTCCGCAGACGGCGAAGCTGGTGGAGCTCATTCGAGAGGGCGTGATCGGCGAGGTCCACCACATCGAGGCCTCCTTCGCGTTCCACTCCCGGCCGACGCCGGGCGGGCGGCTGTGGGAGCCGGAGCTGGCCGGCGGAGGGATCCTGGACGTCGGCGGGTACCCGGTGACGATGGCGCGGCTGCTCGCTGGCGTCGCGGTGGGGAAGCCGTTCGCCGAACCGGTGTCGATCACGGCGCGAGGTCGGGTCGGGGAGACCGGCGTCGACGAGTGGGCGGCGGCCACCTTGGTGTTCCCGGGGGACATCTCCGCGCACGTGGTCACCGGTGTGCGACAGACCGCGGAGAACGTCGTCCGGGTCGTGGGCAGCGAGGGCTACCTGGTGGTGCCGAACCCGTGGCTACCCGGACGCGACGGCAGCCCGTGCGGCATCGAGGTCTACCGGCTGGGTGAGGATGTCGAGCGGATCGACGTCGAGCCGACCCCGCTGTACGCGGCGGAGGCCGACACTGTCGCCGCCCATCTCGATGCGCGTCAAGCACCGGCGATGAGTTGGGACGACACGCTGGGCACGATGGCGGTGCTGGACCGCTGGCGGGCCGCGATCGGATTGACGTACCCCGACGAGCGGATCGATGCCAACCGACCCATCGTGCACCGTCGTCCGCTGCGGCGGCGCGCCGACCACCGGATGCGGTACGGCGAGGTGCCCGGTGTGGGCAAACCCGTCTCGCGCCTGGTCATGGGCGTGGACAACCAGACGACGCTGGCGCACGCGTCGGTCATGTTCGACGACTTCGTGGAGCGGGGCGGCACGGCGTTCGACACGGCGTACATCTACGGCGGCGGGTTGTGTGAGCGGGTCCTCGGCCAGTGGATCCGCAACCGCGGGTTGCGCTCGGAGGTCGTCATCATCGGCAAGGGTGCCCACACGCCCCACTGCGACCCGGAGTCGATCACCCGCCAGCTGTACGAGAGCTTGGAGCGGCTGCAGACCGACTACGTCGACATCTACTTCATGCACCGCGACAACCCCAGCATCCCGGTGTCGGAGTTCGTCGACGTGCTGGACGAGCACCTGCGAGCCGGCCGAATCCGCGCTTACGGCGGCTCGAACTGGACCCTGGCTCGGATCGCCGAGGCCAACGCCTACGCCGAGCGTGCCGGCAAGGCGCCGTTCGTCGCGGTGAGCAACAACTTCAGCTTGGCGCGAGCGCTCGACGTGCCGTGGCCGGGCTGCCTGGCGTCGTCGGACGACGAGTCGCGGCAGTGGCTGGAGAAGAACCAGCTCGCGCTCATCCCGTGGTCGAGCCAGGCGCGCGGCTTCTTCACCGGGCGGGCCGCTCCCGACGACCGCTCCGACCCGGAGCTGGTCCGCTGCTGGTACAGCGACGACAACTTCGAACGGCTCGCCCGGGCGCGGGAGCTCGCCGCTCAGTGGAACGTCGCGCCGACGGCGATCGCCCTGGCGTACGTGCTGCACCAGGACTTCCCGACGTTCCCGATCATCGGTCCGCGGACGCTCGCCGAGACCCGGAGCTCGTTCGAGGCCCTGCGGGTGGAGCTGACACCCGAGCAGGTCCGCTGGCTCGACCTGCGGGACTGA